ACCCCGGCGCACTGCCGCCGAATGTGCGCACGGCGCGGCAGTAAGCGCGGCCGTTACGGCGCGCGCGGCTGACGCCCCGCCTTGGCCGCTTGCGCCGGGCGTTGAATCATTCGCCGAAGTACTTGAGATCAACCAGCGGCGGGAATTCACCCGCCCGCTTTTCCTTCATCGCCTTCACCGATTCCTGCACGTTGCGCGTGCTCCAAACCGCGCCCTGTAGCCAGCCCATCTGGCGCAGGCTGTCTTCCACGCTGTGGTCGCGCGCGTAGTGCAGCACCTGCTTGGTGCCCCAAATGGCCACGGGCGGCTTGGCGGCGATTTCCTGGGCGCATTGCAGCGCGGCAGCCAGGCAAGCCTCGGGCGTGTCGAACACGTCGTTGACCAGCCCGTGCGCCGCCGCCTTGGCGGCGCTCAGGCGGCGGCCGGTGTAGGCCAGCTCTTTGACCAGCGCCATCGGCAGCAGCTTGGGCAGGCGCTGCAGCGTGCCCACGTCGGCCACCATGCCGATGTTGATTTCCTGCACGCAGAAGAACGCGTCGGCCGTGGCGTAGCGGATGCAGCCGGCCGTCACCAGGTCCACCGCGCCGCCCACGCAGGCGCCCTGGATGGCGAAGATCACCGGCATGCGCAGCGATTCCAGCAGGGAGAAAGTGGCCTGCATGTCGCCCAGCAGGTCGAACACGGCGGCGCGGCCCTCGGCGGTCTGGTCGTCCAGCTGCAGGCTGCCCTGGAACACGGCCAGGTCCATGCCCGCGCAAAAGTGCTTGCCCTCGCCCGAGATGACCAGCGCGCGCGCTTCGCCGCTGCGGTGCAGGTGCTTGAGCGTGCGATCCAGCTCGCCCCAGAACACCGGGTCCATGCTGTTCATGCGCTCGGGGCGGTTCAGGCGAAGGTGCGCGACGTGCTTGTCCAGCGTCAGGGCAAAGCGCGTCAATGGGGGCAGGGCGGTGTCGGTCATGGCGCCAATGTAGGGCAACGGTGGCGCTGCGGGCAGGGTGCGCCGTCGCGCGGGTGACGGGGTGGGCGCAGCGTTGGTGCGGCGCTGGCGCGGTGCGGGCGACGTATCGTTATAGTTTTTGTAGCGGCTCGCGCAGATGGTGCGGGCGCCAAAGCCATAAATCTGCCATCAAAACAGGCTATATTGGGGTTTGGCGCTGCCCGATGCGGTGGCGCACAGAGCGGCCAGGCGCTGGCAACGCGGGCCACACCAACATGGTTTCCTTGAATTGGGGGCGTTGTGTGAAGGTGCTCAAGCTATCGGCACAGGGTTTGCCGCAATCGTGGATTTCGCTGGAACAGGCGGTTATTCATTACGCGGCGGAAGAAGTGCGCTGGGAAGTCGGCCAGACGGTGGCCACGTTCCGGGGTGGTCACAACGGGCGCACGGGCGAGCAGTCGATCATCACCGTCAACAGCATCATCGGCACCAAGGGCGTGCCCGGCATCAACCCCTTC
This genomic interval from Ottowia oryzae contains the following:
- a CDS encoding enoyl-CoA hydratase-related protein, producing the protein MTDTALPPLTRFALTLDKHVAHLRLNRPERMNSMDPVFWGELDRTLKHLHRSGEARALVISGEGKHFCAGMDLAVFQGSLQLDDQTAEGRAAVFDLLGDMQATFSLLESLRMPVIFAIQGACVGGAVDLVTAGCIRYATADAFFCVQEINIGMVADVGTLQRLPKLLPMALVKELAYTGRRLSAAKAAAHGLVNDVFDTPEACLAAALQCAQEIAAKPPVAIWGTKQVLHYARDHSVEDSLRQMGWLQGAVWSTRNVQESVKAMKEKRAGEFPPLVDLKYFGE